The following are encoded together in the Anoplopoma fimbria isolate UVic2021 breed Golden Eagle Sablefish chromosome 13, Afim_UVic_2022, whole genome shotgun sequence genome:
- the LOC129100880 gene encoding type-2 ice-structuring protein-like, producing MLTVSLLVCAMMALAAADDASTVSPSVDVRSCPDGWNENNGRCFKFEPRLLTWAEAEKNCQSMKGNLASVHSMEEDQFLQAMIRSQTSNNPDNWIGGSDCQQVNIWLWSDGSVFSFSFWCLGEPQGDIQGCIPMNHGAGTCWDDQQCSSYNPSVCAINM from the exons ATGCTGACTGTGTCTCTGCTCGTTTGTGCCATGATGGCTCTGGCTGCAGCTGATG ACGCTTCCACCGTCAGCCCATCAGTCGATGTCCGTTCTTGTCCCGATGGATGGAACGAGAACAATGGTCGCTGTTTCAAATTTGAGCCAAGACTTCTGACTTGGGCTGAGGCTGAG AAAAACTGCCAGAGCATGAAAGGAAACCTTGCATCTGTGCACAGTATGGAAGAGGATCAGTTCCTTCAGGCGATGATAAGATCACAGACCTCAAATAATCCCGACAACTGGATTGGAGGCTCTGACTGCCAACAGGTA AATATTTGGCTCTGGAGTGATGGCAGCGTTTTCTCCTTTTCGTTCTGGTGTCTAGGGGAACCTCAAGGTGACATTCAGGGTTGTATCCCGATGAATCATGGAG CGGGAACTTGCTGGGATGATCAACAGTGTTCCTCCTACAACCCATCTGTCTGTGCCATCAACATGTGA
- the LOC129100881 gene encoding type-2 ice-structuring protein-like translates to MKMFTASALFCAMLVLAGVADGQIDLPIEPEPYADLGDSVPEEEEDSMEDSLCPEGWTPASFGCVLFVPFERTWAESEEFCQVMFGNLSSLLGDEYFDSILLAIDSAGIETKQVWVGGFNSTEDSSWTSSQESKFEGWCSGEAAQPEHHCAKLVFGDKVCLDYMPCDAKLPSVCTMMDT, encoded by the exons ATGAAGATGTTCACTGCGTCTGCGCTTTTCTGTGCAATGCTGGTTTTGGCTGGAGTTGCCG ATGGACAAATTGACCTTCCAATTGAACCAGAACCATATGCTGACCTAGGGGACTCTGTTCCAG aagaggaagaggattcTATGGAGGATTCACTTTGTCCTGAAGGTTGGACCCCGGCCAGTTTTGGTTGTGTCCTCTTCGTTCCATTCGAGAGGACTTGGGCTGAAAGTGAG GAATTCTGCCAGGTAATGTTTGGAAACCTTTCTTCTCTGCTTGGCGACGAGTACTTCGACTCCATTCTCCTTGCGATAGACAGTGCCGGTATCGAGACCAAACAAGTCTGGGTTGGAGGCTTTAATTCAAcagag GATTCCTCTTGGACCAGCAGTCAGGAATCCAAATTTGAGGGCTGGTGTTCTGGAGAAGCTGCTCAGCCGGAGCACCATTGTGCAAAGTTGGTCTTTGGAG ATAAAGTGTGCCTGGATTACATGCCGTGTGATGCTAAGCTCCCATCAGTCTGCACCATGATGGACACCTGA